The genomic segment gtatttgatcggctccgtaactcgaagccaagatagcctaaagtgcgggttagaaccccacagcttgaatattgtagtaaacccactcgtaacacaatttagcttagaatgaggtgttgagttagagggactttagtaatttgtgtaatacaaattcttcaaaaaaactaccggaccaatttgaaaaattttaggcaatctacattaattagccaggtcagctagtttaataatatttttaagctagtaatttttaatgtgagcaagacatgtactagactgattgtaccctaaagttgggtaagaacatgacattttattacccaattcacatttcattttctgctttcagttccccttacaactacaaccaaacaactaaattcaacatgtttgggagctgtggatataccagattctggtatttctgcgaaaacaacttttgaacctcttccttctacttccaatgcaccagaacatatgacctataaaccaattactcatggtaagtgtacaaactaattatttaccttctaaaatatgccttccctcaaactaaagaatgccaccctggatgcgttctgcagtctgcagtcaggtcaaaatgaacttataattatgtacaacattctaggtctctgtacattttatattaatgcgatttgaccgtgcggatacgaacaaagaacgcaaagcacacgtgactgattgccttatcacgaccacttacagattgtcttgacatacccgcagaccgcatccagaatgcagaacattaaaacctctaaatgcctttaatttaatattatgtcattgttattgaaggtgggcccacgcttcatattttatgagaagagctatcattatcctgtctttgcatttttttaaaacttgataatgattgattgatttggaaataatatgtttcataaaacaactaaataaattttaaactaaatagcatatttataatatttcagatgataaaaacatttgccatcaagatgcacaggcagaaatattagtccacagttataaaagacctaagaaaaacattgaaatgaaaggtaagataaaacatacctaatttaaaaaactaagtaaaattgctgattaattaaccaatattcaattcaatttgctttaatgttgtttttttactaatggaaatgtttttattacagacacttcatcaacatttacaattaaagagaagaggctttggcgacagttacaaaatgcaaaaaaaacaataaggaatatagcgaagtcaagagtgaatttagacaagttagattcggaagtgctgacatcgttagtaaaggatgtagtgcagaataacaaaaaaaagtcacaaggaaaaaggtggactttagccaacaaaatatatgctttggctatatttaaacggtcccctaaagcataccgctatatgcaaaagctgtttacgctaccaagcactaaaacgctccaaaggattttaaaaaatataccaatggagcctggtataaataaaaatataattgatatgttagaggcaaaagcatcaagtatgccaaaggaaaataaatattgctcgttaatatttgacgagatggcgttaaagaaacggataatttataacgaaattgctgataaagtggatggctacgtggattatggagagggcgagaacatgggacgagaaaataaaattgcagaccatgcgttagtgtttatgatacagggtgctaaacataaatacaaacaatatattgcgcactattttgtggaagtagggttgccaggtccaaaaacacaaaagccggactctgagcttcatttggccggacattttaccctaaaagccggacatgtcacGGGGGAGGGGGGTTtaattagtgtcatagctcacgagtggttattatcatcatcggttgcctatcatcctgatgcgtgcgcttgatattattctgtgactcgactttcgcctggcgcggcagccacatataaagcctaacaaaagccggacaggccggacaagccaatatttggccggacaagaccttaaaaagccaaacatgtccggctaaagccggacgcctggcaaccctatgtggaaggcacaatatcaacagcaaaactggcaaaaattatatcggacatcatcaaaaaattaaaagaaatcggatttgtggttctaacaacagtttgtgatcagggatctacaaatataggagctcttaacatgttaaaaagaaactgtggacaaggcatagatagcaactttttcgtaaataatgacaaaatttttataatctatgacatccctcacttgttcaaatcattacgaaacaatttctttaaaagtggaaatatgtctttcgatggaaaaattgcacaatggaggcatttggtagttgcagaagaacacaacagaaattttttaaattttaaaaaactgaatagtaccattgtaaatccaacattcaaaactaagatgagggtgaagtatgctgcgcatgctctgagtaataccgtggcagctatttttttgattgtacaaatggtccatcatctttaaatgacgtaaagaaagggatccgggaaaatgtttccacatcaagtaatcacattgagtcttggaccttttatactgataagttaaaaaccataaaatttataacagcagaaaacacgatactaaaaaatgttaaatgc from the Ostrinia nubilalis chromosome 5, ilOstNubi1.1, whole genome shotgun sequence genome contains:
- the LOC135071645 gene encoding uncharacterized protein LOC135071645, producing MESRNNKKCVICNKRRSRGGSPLLLSRFPLDSDRCRMWVKNAGIEDLAYVPIEKLHQLKFVCGGHFTPESFNAKGTRLKNSAIPTLELSNPILPDEVLTEFPLHVKDSNKENLKTVLYDHSYCIPKKSNPVERVPLTTTTKQLNSTCLGAVDIPDSGISAKTTFEPLPSTSNAPEHMTYKPITHDDKNICHQDAQAEILVHSYKRPKKNIEMKDTSSTFTIKEKRLWRQLQNAKKTIRNIAKSRVNLDKLDSEVLTSLVKDVVQNNKKKSQGKRWTLANKIYALAIFKRSPKAYRYMQKLFTLPSTKTLQRILKNIPMEPGINKNIIDMLEAKASSMPKENKYCSLIFDEMALKKRIIYNEIADKVDGYVDYGEGENMGRENKIADHALVFMIQGAKHKYKQYIAHYFVEVGLPGPKTQKPDSELHLAGHFTLKAGHVTGEGGLISVIAHEWLLSSSVAYHPDACA